The Osmerus eperlanus chromosome 25, fOsmEpe2.1, whole genome shotgun sequence genome contains a region encoding:
- the letm2 gene encoding LETM1 domain-containing protein LETM2, mitochondrial encodes MMAVFSPQVLMAVTRSRGSYLLSKRHSCCPLPSTAYLQLHLDSHARLSTPPPLRHSRAGYPHCSRAHGPPRPHSTSLLARSLHSSCVWLQDTKQDSQPLPGATPAQDDPPGVKKDPAAPPPPSTPTPAATAASLPPAQERAVVRKSVGQRIVDEMKHYYNGFRLLGIDTKIAGRMVWRLLHGQLLSRRERRRLMRTCADLFRLVPFIVFIIVPFMEFLLPVFLKLFPEMLPSTFETEDKKEEKQKKGLAAKLELAKFLQETIAELALRNKAKALTEDETQRFSTYVQKVRHTGEQPTTKDIVKFSKLFEDELTLEHLERPQLVALCKLLELQPIGTNNLLRFQLMMQLRTIKTDDEMIAGEGVPAMSVSELQAACRSRGMRSLGLTSDQLRQQLQQWLDLHLKENVPPSLLLLSRAMYLTDLKPKPPIIPPVAKLEKSPPPVENTEAVPPSVSAEILADPALIIKDRPIEELKDKAPVLSDKPLTPAQVIQAKAAEMTPKSKMSANGV; translated from the exons ATGATGGCAGTCTTCAGTCCGCAGGTGCTTATGGCTGTAACAAGATCAAG GGGGTCTTATCTGCTGTCTAAACGGCACAGCTGctgcccccttccctccaccgcctacctccagctccacctggaCTCCCACGCACGCctatccaccccaccccctctcagaCACTCCCGAGCTGGATACCCCCACTGCTCGCGGGCCCAcggacccccccgcccccacagcaCCTCCCTGCTGGCCAGATCGCTACACAGCAGCTGTGTCTGGCTCCAGGACACCAAACAGGACTCCCAGCCCCTTCCCGGTGCCACCCCAGCCCAGGATGACCCCCCCGGGGTTAAGAAAGACCCTGCTGCCCCTCCGCCTCCATCCACCCCGACACCAGCTGCCACAGCCGCGTCGCTACCTCCGGCCCAGGAGAGGGCAGTAGTGAGGAAGTCTGTTGGCCAGAGGATAGTGGATGAGATGAAACACTACTATAACGGCTTCCGTCTCCTGGGGATCGACACCAAGATCgcggggaggatggtgtggaggCTGTTGCATGGACAGCTGCTCTCtcgcagggagaggaggcgg ttgaTGAGGACCTGTGCTGACCTGTTCCGCCTGGTCCCCTTCATCGTCTTCATCATCGTTCCCTTCATGGAGTTCCTCCTGCCGGTCTTCCTGAAGCTCTTCCCCGAGATGCTGCCCTCCACCTTCGAGACGGAGGACAAGAAG gaggagaaacagaagaAGGGTCTGGCTGCCAAGCTGGAGCTGGCCAAGTTCCTGCAGGAGACGATAGCAGAGCTGGCTCTCAGGAACAAGGCCAAGGCCCTGACGGAGGACGAGACCCAGCGCTTCTCCACATACGTGCAGAAG gtACGTCACACGGGCGAGCAGCCCACCACCAAGGACATCGTGAAGTTCTCCAAGCTGTTCGAGGACGAGCTGACCCTGGAGCACCTGGAGCGCCCCCAGCTGGTGGCGCTCTGCaagctgctggagctgcagcCCATCGGCACCAACAACCTGCTGAGGTTCCAGCTCATGATGCAGCTGCGCACCATCAAGACCGACgacgag aTGATAGCTGGGGAGGGCGTGCCGGCCATGAGTGTGTCAGAGCTGCAGGCAGCCTGCCGTAGCCGAGGGATGAGGTCTCTGGGGCTCACCAGCGACCAGCTACGCCAGCAGCTGcaacag tggctgGACCTGCACCTGAAGGAGAATGTGCCTCCTTCCTTgctcctgctctccagagccatGTACCTGACCGACCTCAAACCCAAGCCCCCCATCATCCCGCCTGTAGCCAAACTAGAG aagtCTCCACCTCCTGTGGAGAACACTGAAGCAGTCCCTCCTTCAGTCTCAGCTGAGATACTAGCCGACCCGGCTCTCATCATCAAGGACAGACCG atcgAGGAGTTGAAGGACAAGGCTCCTGTGCTGTCAGACAAGCCTCTGACCCCGGCGCAGGTCATCCAG gcCAAGGCGGCAGAGATGACCCCGAAGAGCAAGATGAGTGCAAACggcgtgtga